From the Desulfovibrio sp. JY genome, one window contains:
- a CDS encoding transcriptional regulator — MPIYEYKCDKCGKISEILQKHFDVDEAPCEACGAQAHRIMSNTSFVLKGTGWYVTDYKGNGGCSAAGEAANGGKAHDAKSADASSGDSSSAASSTTTTSDAASCAKAPSGGCSSCASTASSSAAS; from the coding sequence ATGCCCATCTATGAATACAAATGCGACAAGTGCGGCAAGATTTCCGAGATCTTGCAGAAACATTTCGACGTGGACGAAGCGCCCTGCGAGGCGTGCGGCGCGCAGGCCCATCGCATCATGTCCAACACCTCGTTCGTGCTCAAGGGCACGGGCTGGTATGTGACCGATTACAAGGGTAACGGCGGGTGTAGCGCCGCCGGCGAGGCCGCCAACGGCGGCAAGGCCCATGACGCCAAGTCCGCGGACGCCTCCTCCGGGGACTCCTCTTCCGCCGCATCCTCCACGACCACCACTTCCGATGCCGCTTCCTGCGCCAAGGCGCCTTCCGGAGGTTGTTCCTCCTGCGCCTCGACCGCAAGCTCCAGCGCCGCTTCCTGA
- a CDS encoding MucR family transcriptional regulator, producing MDTYLSLALDIVKAQAKVRNMTEDEITAMMSKLAGSIKSIDIAGGGARALVSGDTPLDPKKAVKERTIMCMESGKPYKIITKRHLAKFGLTPDEYRVKWGYPKGMPLVCKALQRERRKKMREMQLWTRRPAG from the coding sequence ATGGATACCTATTTATCTCTTGCTCTGGATATCGTGAAGGCGCAGGCCAAGGTGCGCAATATGACGGAAGATGAAATAACGGCCATGATGTCGAAACTGGCCGGGAGTATTAAATCCATCGATATTGCGGGTGGCGGGGCGCGTGCACTGGTGTCCGGCGATACGCCGCTCGATCCGAAGAAGGCTGTCAAGGAACGCACCATCATGTGCATGGAATCCGGCAAACCGTACAAGATAATCACCAAGCGTCATCTGGCCAAATTCGGGCTTACACCGGACGAGTATCGGGTGAAATGGGGCTATCCCAAGGGCATGCCGCTTGTGTGCAAGGCCCTGCAACGGGAACGGCGCAAGAAGATGCGGGAGATGCAGCTGTGGACGCGGCGGCCGGCCGGATAG